The Raphanus sativus cultivar WK10039 chromosome 6, ASM80110v3, whole genome shotgun sequence sequence TTAACTTCAGGTGATGACAGGTGGGCCTTGGGGGACTTTAAACGGGAGAGAGAGGTGATGATAGGTGGGTCTTGGGGGACTTTAAACGGGAGAGAGAGGTTTTTAGTTCTTATTCTTACTTTTTCCAACTTTATCGTactaataatttgttatttggCTTGTTTTCTTTGGGGATTTATGTTTTTGCTATTTTATTGTATGTTTGTGGATTTATGTTTTTGCTATTTTATTGTAATCCAGAATTTAATCCCAAGTTTTAAGTAAGTCAAAATATGTCATACTTTAAAAGTCAAGTTTCACGTagttaattttctttaaaagaaaTATGGTTAGATGAAAATATGGTTAAATAAACAAGTTCCAATGTTTTTATACTATGATTAGTTGTTTGGAAGACATTCtcgattattattttttttaaaataaagttcaGTCATTTTGTTCAAGCATAATCAAATTGCTTTGTCTAACCAAGCCGGTAATCTCAAGGAAGATTTCATTGCAAGTCTTGTGATGAAGACTGAGTACAGAAGATGCAGCAACAGCACAAAGAATCCACTATTTAGCAACAGCTGTTGACAATCAAAGTAAAGTTTCTCAGCTTCTGTCATACTTTTGTTTGGTTATAAAGAGAGAAGAGTGATAAAGGGATTGCTTACCACTGTTCCGAATATCAAATAAATGAGGCTCACTTGAATGCATTATGTTCAGGCCCATGGCAGAGAAAgcataagagagagagagagcgaaaGAGAGAGGTGTGGATGTTAATTGTGATCTACAAGAACAATGCAGTAAGAGTTTTATTTATACAAGAATGTTTCTTTTGTATGAAAAGAGTGAGGTTTTAAGGAAAGAGGCTTACCACAACAAGAATGTTTTCCTACTATTAAGAAGGATGATGTCAGAACATATCCTATGAGACCCAATGCTCGACTTACATGGAAAGAAGAAACATAAGAATACAAGTAAACCAAGAGAGATAGTCTGTATAATCGCAGGAAACTTGATATGTATATAAAACGAATAGAAATATGAAGTCAATCTCAGAACACATGAATGGGTGAAACGTAGCTGTCAAGTTGTAGAAACCCAACATTAACATTTGGCTACTACAGGGGACTTGTAATGTAAGTTCAATTTTGAACAAGGGGTCTCTGTCTTTTGGACTATCCATGCCTGGTTGGTTTTACCACAAATCAAACAATTAGGTTGACTCGGGTCTAACGGTTCAGATGTATAGAGGTTTTTTTTCTCCACTTCATCGTTTATGATTTCTTACACAAGGTTCTgtcaattatataatttagttataCAGACTGAACCACTGCATTGATTTGTTATCTGATAACCAAATCTAACTAAACCGGTTTAACAGAGATTCAAAACATGAAAACATCCAATCGGTTTACTCAATTCAAGAACACATATCATCATCATTCAACATCAAAACCCATAAGAAACCCTAACAAAGACATCAAAATCGAAAgatgattctctctctctcgttaaTCTAGGAAGAAGAATTCTATCCGTTAAGGAAATATGATAGAGTTCATGAGTATAAAGTAACCaagaatataatttaaaatattaactagaAACTAAATAACatcaaaactgaaaattaaaataattattttttacggaTTATCTGATGATTTCTTACAGAAGTTATAGGAGTTATAGAATATTAgacaaaattgatttttactactttaatgaaaatataatttatttttcatctcACTTAATTTTGGAATTGGAATTAGATTTAAAAAGCATTTTTGTGattgaaaaaggaaaacaaaaggaaaaatcCTAATCATGCTTGGAATGCGGATTTTGGCTTATGCAAACCTACctgtatatatatcattaggGATTGAGGAAGGGGCTACATCTTTGATTGCAGAGAGTCTTCTTCTACACAATCGATCGGTTACCAATTAATTATCAGAGAAAGCCATGACGGATACAACTGTTGCGGATGCTACGCCCTCTACTACTACCCTTTTCCGTACTTGGTGGTGAGAACtattgaactttttttattttcttttactaatTCATTACTATACTAAATTGATCCTCTAggctaaaataataatttaaattgttGCTGCAGGACAAACAAGAACTTACAATACGACTTGGTGATGAGCTTCATCCTCATAGTCCTCAACGTTGCAGCAATCCTGTATATAACACACCACAAGATTCCTTTTACCGCAAATAACTTATTTTTCCAGTTTTGCATTTGTTCGTACGGCTTTTCTGGCCTAGGGAGTTTCATGGGTTGGTCCTGGGCAATTTGCGTAGTCGAAGCTTATGACATGTACATCTTTGGACGCACCTGTCACATCTTTGGCTTCGCTGttctcctccacctcctctATTTTATTTCTCCACGTCTGACCCTATGGATCGGTATACCATGTTCATTATGGTTCCTAGCCGCTTTCATTGAATCTCTTCACACAGTTTTTCTACCTCAGGTATTTGAAGATTTACGAGATTGCTGGAAGTTTGTGAATGAAGAACAAGTTAGAGTTGCTACAGTTTAGTTTTATATCATTAATAAtttcttaggtttttctttttaattgtacaatctaatactattaatttgattttggaaaaaCACTAATAATTCATGATTCCGAGCTATtcctttgacaaaaaaaaagttctcatAAATAGTCAGACTATGAGTCGtgaatttaatttaattgattGTGTTAATGGATTAATATATGGACGGGAAACGTGCTTATTTAGATAGTGTAACTGGCTTAACAACATAAGAGGGCCTTACTGGGCCATATCATAGTTTTCTGGACAATTATTAAAACACGAGACTATAAGACAAAAGTTTGTTATGActgttgacagaaaaaaaaaaaaagaatcaaggTGAAGTCAGTCATAGATTTGTTCGAATCGGATAAGAAAAGAACATCTCGACGAAGAAGACGATCCCATCCAAAACTTCTTCTAACTATTGAATAAATTTGCAGACcaggttgatgatgatgaaagtTATTGCACGCACAATTGGGCTCCACAAGTTGCAATTGTTAAGCTTTTATACTTATCTTCAAAACTATGCTAAGGTATTTTTTGCTAACCGGGgggttttctttttaaagaaaaatatcttatgcaaattaaaatatgtttttaaatgcAGCCACATGAAAAGGACGTTACACAAATACTTGCAGCTGCAGTTCAGGCTTGCCATGATGGGGTATATAAACCTTTCCACTTTAAAGCATTATTTCTTTACTCATTCTTGATTGAGTCTgatcaattttattttgtcGCGAGCAGGTTCCTTCTGATGCTGTAAAACCACTGTTCATGCAAATAGTGAATCAGTTTGTACACGACCGTTCACGTCCCGAGGTGTGTGATTTCAAGCTCTCTCAGATCAAGAGACTCAAGTAGAAAGCTCGttctatcatttttattattcctTTCTAATTCATTGTTTTCATTTATGTTACCAGGCTATTGCTGTCGGACTCAATGTTATACGAGAAATGTGCCTGAGGATTCACGAGGTAGCCCTGGTTTTATATTCTCATATATAAATGTAGTGAGACAGCAGCATTCGTGTTTTATCTTACTTATGTCATCGTGTACTTCAGTTGATGACTGAAGAGTTGCTGCAAGATCTTGCACTGTATAAAAAGGAACATGAAAAGGCCATCTCCGCAGGAGCTCGTTCCCTCATAGCATTGTTCAGAGAGGTTAGCAGAATCATTTGCTTTTTGTCGTTTGAACAAAACAATCGATGTATGTGGTTGAGCCTATAATTGCGCTGTGTGATTTCTCAGATCAACCCTTCGCTTCTAGTGAAAAAAGACCGTGGCCGTCCTGGTGGTCCCGTTGCCAAACCTAAACAATATGGAGAAGTTAATGTCTTCAGCAATGTTCCCAATGTTGAGTTATTGCAAGAAAGTGATC is a genomic window containing:
- the LOC108835271 gene encoding uncharacterized protein LOC108835271, whose amino-acid sequence is MTDTTVADATPSTTTLFRTWWTNKNLQYDLVMSFILIVLNVAAILYITHHKIPFTANNLFFQFCICSYGFSGLGSFMGWSWAICVVEAYDMYIFGRTCHIFGFAVLLHLLYFISPRLTLWIGIPCSLWFLAAFIESLHTVFLPQVFEDLRDCWKFVNEEQVRVATV